In Chryseobacterium gleum, a single genomic region encodes these proteins:
- the pdeM gene encoding ligase-associated DNA damage response endonuclease PdeM: protein MFIATKSISIQNEIFILTNQRAVFWEKEKALVLSDLHIGKTAHFRKNGIALANHIMKSDLERLSALIEFFQPEKFVVVGDLLHAGDNSDVDEFCIWKSQYPEIQFYLIEGNHDRLSKALEEKLCFNHKSELLEIGDITFIHDFDTTRTGFQITGHIHPGIVLNSAIKNIRLPCFALSSDQLLLPAFSEFTGLDTKNLPKKSTFFVFTDAEIYEI from the coding sequence GTGTTTATAGCTACCAAAAGCATTTCTATTCAGAACGAAATTTTTATCCTAACCAATCAGCGTGCAGTATTCTGGGAAAAAGAAAAGGCACTTGTTCTTTCTGATCTTCACATCGGGAAAACTGCTCATTTCCGCAAAAATGGTATTGCACTGGCTAACCATATTATGAAAAGCGACCTGGAAAGATTATCTGCACTGATTGAGTTTTTTCAGCCTGAAAAATTTGTTGTGGTCGGGGATTTACTCCACGCAGGAGACAATTCTGATGTAGATGAGTTCTGCATATGGAAATCACAATATCCTGAAATACAATTCTATCTTATTGAAGGAAATCATGATCGCTTATCAAAAGCTCTGGAAGAAAAACTATGTTTCAATCATAAGTCTGAGCTGCTCGAGATAGGAGATATTACTTTTATTCACGATTTTGATACAACAAGAACAGGATTTCAGATTACAGGACATATCCATCCCGGAATTGTACTGAATTCTGCTATTAAAAATATCAGGCTTCCCTGCTTTGCGCTCAGCAGCGACCAATTATTACTGCCGGCTTTTAGTGAATTCACCGGATTGGATACCAAAAACCTGCCTAAGAAAAGTACCTTTTTTGTCTTCACGGATGCGGAGATTTATGAAATCTGA
- a CDS encoding 2,3-bisphosphoglycerate-dependent phosphoglycerate mutase codes for MEKLFLVRHGQSLWNLENRFTGWKDIDITEAGIEEAKKAGLALKGERIDIAFTSALIRAQHTLSIILNEIGNPNIPVIKDKALNERSYGNLEGLNKAETALKYGDEQVHIWRRSYDVVPPGGESLKDTYNRVIPYFESQIRPLLKKGENVLIVAHGNSLRALIMYLEHLSPEEILEREIATGFPLTYVFDEKFHVSRKVS; via the coding sequence ATGGAAAAATTATTCTTGGTCCGTCACGGACAGTCACTCTGGAACCTTGAAAACAGGTTTACAGGCTGGAAAGACATCGATATAACAGAAGCCGGTATTGAAGAGGCAAAAAAAGCAGGACTTGCTTTAAAAGGAGAAAGAATAGATATCGCTTTCACTTCGGCCCTCATCAGGGCACAGCATACACTCTCCATCATTCTGAATGAAATAGGAAATCCCAATATCCCGGTTATAAAAGATAAAGCTCTGAACGAACGTTCTTACGGAAATCTTGAAGGGTTGAACAAAGCAGAAACGGCACTTAAGTATGGTGATGAACAGGTTCATATCTGGCGCAGATCATATGATGTGGTACCTCCGGGTGGCGAAAGCCTTAAAGATACATACAACAGGGTAATTCCTTATTTTGAAAGCCAGATAAGGCCGTTATTAAAAAAGGGCGAAAATGTACTGATCGTTGCACATGGAAATAGTCTTCGTGCTCTCATCATGTATCTGGAACACCTTTCTCCTGAAGAAATTCTGGAAAGAGAAATTGCTACGGGCTTTCCTCTGACGTATGTTTTTGATGAAAAGTTTCACGTAAGCCGCAAAGTAAGCTGA